Proteins encoded by one window of Collimonas fungivorans:
- a CDS encoding 3'-5' exoribonuclease, giving the protein MTIKVFVDTEFTDFIDTHLISIGMAADSGEEFYAEVPYPDLPCSGFVREAVIPLLGRLPGAACSVDDLYEKMIVWLKDVRKGTEDVQICFDYQTDWDLFADVLDYRIPPWCHSRRVGNHINELLRCEFYKKNNLPEHHALYDALANRHAFQEVPSSLMP; this is encoded by the coding sequence ATGACCATAAAAGTATTTGTTGATACTGAGTTTACCGATTTCATTGATACGCATCTGATCAGTATTGGCATGGCAGCCGATTCAGGAGAAGAATTCTACGCTGAGGTTCCGTACCCCGACCTACCATGTAGCGGGTTTGTCCGTGAAGCAGTTATTCCTTTACTGGGCCGCCTTCCGGGAGCCGCTTGTTCGGTTGATGATCTATACGAGAAGATGATTGTTTGGCTAAAAGATGTAAGGAAGGGGACGGAAGATGTCCAAATCTGTTTCGACTACCAAACAGATTGGGATTTGTTCGCCGATGTGCTGGACTATCGGATCCCACCGTGGTGTCATTCGCGTAGGGTTGGCAATCACATTAACGAGTTATTGCGCTGTGAATTTTACAAAAAGAATAATCTTCCCGAGCATCATGCGCTCTATGATGCATTGGCAAATCGACATGCCTTCCAAGAGGTTCCATCTTCTCTGATGCCATAG
- a CDS encoding DUF2235 domain-containing protein — protein sequence MRNIFNYLNISVKRKSFKGWYIPAMALTALLCGCSIFSGSRPIAVTATDRELVEVTYKKPESSVPLITHPLDGRSVKIYKVAFDGTMNDATRVSVDERPTVVAHIAKRIEARYYPGPGMQNEYFRNWLDGLVGYTSTSIAQHAKREFFVQASAWLAADPNVEIRIFVVGFSRGAAIARHFMNIVEQDWPKSSAGVVAPDGTPHFYAMLYDTVSTGQMDTLQLSLPASLDYLIHMVAKDEPRSLFVPVIDRDDHDTTAPSNSGITNPFNVHRINLLILPGAHSDIGAAYEVGVGDNYRDISEQFLYKMGLLSQNCWESFDDPFTQGKHDSRGIFDLLSGRSAPNSDHSVTRSYYIKDAQLRSDVRDADIASRLYALSLANMERGSGTARIRSHIEDNLVLKLKRQDQGVTILEYAPSSIDASSFKFSITDGVRRLNYRFLAPYNEHGSSLVLSDAIWKRLPEGQTAKLSYGSLQTGDKTYLAIHVNDILVSSDEATVSPSSQIQTEGYRCKRDAEGNAISPINIYILRPPQAE from the coding sequence ATGCGCAATATCTTCAATTACTTAAATATTTCTGTTAAGCGAAAATCATTCAAGGGTTGGTATATTCCTGCGATGGCTCTCACGGCCTTGCTTTGCGGGTGCTCGATATTTTCAGGTAGCCGCCCTATTGCCGTCACTGCCACAGATCGTGAACTGGTTGAGGTCACCTATAAGAAACCTGAATCCAGCGTTCCTTTGATCACTCATCCGCTCGACGGTCGATCCGTAAAAATATACAAGGTCGCCTTTGACGGCACGATGAATGATGCTACCCGCGTCAGTGTCGACGAACGACCAACAGTTGTGGCGCACATCGCCAAACGCATAGAGGCACGTTATTACCCCGGTCCAGGAATGCAAAACGAATACTTTAGGAATTGGCTCGATGGCCTTGTCGGTTACACCAGCACCAGCATAGCCCAACATGCTAAACGCGAATTTTTCGTTCAGGCATCTGCTTGGTTGGCAGCCGATCCCAACGTCGAGATTCGGATATTTGTGGTCGGATTTAGCAGAGGTGCAGCGATCGCGCGGCACTTCATGAATATCGTTGAACAAGATTGGCCTAAGTCATCCGCCGGGGTTGTTGCCCCGGACGGTACACCGCATTTCTACGCAATGCTCTACGATACTGTCTCTACCGGTCAGATGGATACGCTGCAACTGTCACTCCCTGCATCACTCGACTACCTGATCCACATGGTTGCCAAAGACGAGCCGCGTTCACTTTTCGTTCCCGTCATTGACCGCGATGATCATGACACCACGGCGCCCTCAAATTCTGGCATAACAAATCCGTTCAACGTTCACCGGATCAATTTACTTATATTGCCAGGCGCCCATTCGGACATCGGTGCTGCGTACGAGGTCGGCGTTGGAGACAATTATCGCGATATCTCGGAGCAGTTCCTCTACAAAATGGGCCTGCTATCTCAAAACTGCTGGGAGTCATTCGACGATCCGTTCACGCAAGGCAAGCACGATTCCCGTGGAATTTTTGACTTGCTTTCGGGGCGCTCGGCGCCGAACAGCGATCATTCAGTAACGCGGTCCTATTACATTAAGGACGCACAACTACGAAGCGACGTTAGGGATGCGGATATTGCTTCGCGCCTATATGCTCTTTCGCTAGCCAATATGGAACGAGGTTCAGGGACGGCGCGGATTAGATCTCACATAGAAGACAACCTAGTACTGAAACTGAAACGCCAGGATCAAGGCGTCACTATACTTGAATATGCTCCGTCTTCGATCGATGCGTCTAGTTTTAAGTTTTCTATCACTGATGGTGTTCGCCGCCTAAATTATCGATTCCTTGCGCCCTACAACGAACACGGATCGAGCCTTGTTCTTTCTGATGCTATTTGGAAACGGCTGCCAGAAGGGCAGACAGCAAAGCTTTCATATGGCAGTCTTCAAACGGGCGACAAGACCTACTTAGCAATTCACGTGAACGACATTCTCGTAAGTTCTGACGAGGCAACGGTCAGTCCCAGTTCGCAGATCCAAACGGAAGGCTATCGGTGCAAACGCGATGCAGAGGGAAATGCAATCAGCCCGATCAACATTTACATATTGCGGCCACCGCAAGCCGAATGA
- a CDS encoding dockerin gives MAVDPTNANKVYMTTSMSVSYGNGRFYYSSNQGNTWNYVNLPFPVGSNDQGRAIGERLMVDPNLPSTLFYASRTAGLWKSTNYGMNWSQVTSLSPYVMTTNDISGSTSGSPIGVEFVTFDTTVPTTGFTPTGSATKTIYIGIAPDYKGLAGLSSYLYKSTDGGATWAAVSTPSVVTSAIGSNQVHIPHLARAADGMFYVPFTTGAGPASGAPSFLYKFDGNNWTQLISSASGYYGGIGGLSVQGTGTSTKIAFGVSGTWGDGTWVQIVMRSADGGQTWAEIGRSGDSNGSHNYHDASGTTSAASPSYWGWVDDLKIDPFNANHVSYVVGGGVWSTTEAFSTPTPHWTFDVNGIEEMVNLAMMAPPPGASYILASGQGDTGIYVHTSLTAAATRSPNLGTSPLWGGGNGTGIDMAWNKPSYIAAVGTIATSKGAYSTDSGVTWTNFLTLPPSASAAGDESKVAVTADGSNVIWAVAGKVPYYTTDNGASWTATNLPTPVVAYHIAADRKNPLKVYAYEHGGNWWYPSNSGKFYYSTNGGHTFTASSQTWGPNGNNVTDLAVNPFAEGDVWLADANNLWHSVDSGVTWTKLTAMATVGVEYTNVHGAIKVALGVPAAGSSYSAAVYLVGTINGTDGVYRSDDRGVTWVRIDDDNHRYGGVSRIVADTSVYGRVFMAGRGMIYNY, from the coding sequence ATGGCTGTCGACCCGACGAATGCCAATAAGGTCTATATGACGACGAGCATGTCTGTCTCATATGGAAACGGACGATTCTATTACTCGTCCAATCAAGGCAACACGTGGAACTACGTGAATCTTCCGTTCCCGGTCGGTTCCAATGACCAGGGCCGTGCGATCGGTGAACGGCTGATGGTCGACCCTAATCTACCCTCGACATTGTTTTATGCGTCGCGCACGGCAGGGCTGTGGAAAAGCACGAACTACGGGATGAACTGGAGCCAAGTGACATCGCTGTCTCCGTACGTGATGACGACCAACGACATCTCGGGTTCCACCAGTGGGAGTCCGATTGGGGTGGAGTTCGTCACATTTGACACCACCGTCCCGACGACTGGCTTCACTCCCACCGGGAGCGCCACCAAAACCATCTACATCGGCATCGCTCCCGACTACAAAGGCCTTGCGGGGCTTTCGTCCTACCTCTACAAGTCGACCGATGGCGGCGCCACTTGGGCGGCAGTATCAACCCCCAGCGTCGTGACGAGCGCCATAGGAAGTAACCAAGTTCATATTCCGCACCTGGCGCGCGCCGCTGATGGAATGTTCTATGTGCCTTTTACCACTGGCGCGGGGCCAGCCAGCGGTGCGCCTTCGTTTCTTTATAAGTTCGATGGCAATAATTGGACGCAACTGATCTCCTCCGCCTCTGGGTACTATGGTGGCATTGGAGGTCTCTCAGTTCAGGGTACCGGTACGAGCACCAAAATCGCTTTTGGCGTATCAGGCACATGGGGCGACGGCACCTGGGTTCAGATAGTGATGCGCTCCGCTGACGGCGGGCAAACCTGGGCCGAAATCGGCAGGTCAGGCGACTCCAACGGATCCCACAATTATCACGATGCGAGTGGGACCACTAGTGCGGCCAGTCCGAGTTACTGGGGGTGGGTCGACGACCTGAAGATCGATCCTTTCAATGCCAATCATGTGTCCTATGTGGTTGGCGGCGGGGTTTGGTCGACAACCGAAGCCTTCTCGACACCGACCCCACACTGGACCTTTGACGTCAACGGCATTGAGGAAATGGTCAACCTTGCGATGATGGCGCCACCACCGGGAGCTTCGTACATTCTGGCCAGCGGGCAGGGAGATACCGGTATTTACGTTCATACATCCCTGACTGCCGCGGCAACCCGTTCACCAAACCTGGGAACGTCGCCCCTTTGGGGCGGCGGCAACGGGACCGGAATCGATATGGCCTGGAATAAGCCGTCCTATATTGCAGCGGTAGGAACCATCGCGACGTCCAAAGGGGCATATTCAACCGACTCCGGCGTCACCTGGACGAATTTTCTGACCTTGCCGCCGTCTGCATCGGCTGCTGGCGATGAATCCAAAGTGGCGGTAACGGCCGATGGTTCCAATGTGATCTGGGCGGTCGCGGGCAAGGTTCCCTACTACACTACCGACAATGGTGCCAGTTGGACTGCAACCAACCTCCCGACTCCGGTGGTGGCCTATCATATTGCAGCCGACCGAAAAAACCCGCTCAAGGTGTATGCCTACGAACACGGGGGGAATTGGTGGTATCCGTCAAATTCTGGGAAATTCTATTATTCAACGAACGGGGGACATACCTTCACCGCCAGTTCGCAGACCTGGGGGCCAAACGGCAACAACGTGACCGATTTGGCGGTGAATCCATTCGCCGAGGGCGATGTCTGGCTGGCCGACGCCAACAACCTGTGGCATTCCGTTGACTCCGGGGTCACCTGGACCAAGCTGACCGCAATGGCAACGGTAGGGGTGGAATACACGAATGTGCATGGCGCCATCAAGGTCGCTCTGGGAGTGCCTGCGGCGGGTTCCAGCTACTCGGCGGCTGTCTACCTTGTCGGCACGATCAATGGAACAGACGGGGTTTACCGGTCCGACGACAGGGGCGTTACCTGGGTCCGTATCGACGACGACAATCACCGCTACGGTGGCGTTTCGCGGATCGTAGCCGATACTAGCGTCTATGGCCGGGTATTCATGGCTGGTCGGGGAATGATCTACAACTACTGA
- a CDS encoding TnsD family Tn7-like transposition protein, with protein sequence MEVPFVRLDASLNDNESASNDMNTTHDLFDSAELLSWLPGETLFSLISRHHYFWGHQFAKDTNIYLFGRSRSGSQHDLPSCIDEFVRRTEHSFGSALEICTERTLLHYYKKFMNASEEARVVATLRGPTVSNLKFELGLLTSQFRAHHPLKACATCMSEDRETWGWAYWHLQHQYPGVWVCPIHSLPLQESNLKSSGVQRFLWHLPDETHFRPLPRVLKDLNHASLNDFSRLTQLTVGLIESDAAFRIDMAKLHRLYHAELAKRNLLTPQGGFRLREIAIDFMQHTQTLRLIPELSALPATVDEAYKQLSRHLRAPRTGTHPLRHVVMIDWLLGSHENFFRSYEQILPAFEPGVGLAPNCQRATPLPTIDQDNKKLKLAKRIQEDHRSVRAAAAELNIDTATAMVWAAQMGVTVSRRPKKLKLETRQALVAQLRQGAEKIDAAENFHISIGTVTHVLRTEIGLHAEWQHARYQAAQDAARASWSALVAKNATLGVKFIRNMNPGAYAWLYRNDRAWLTERSPTRNASAPERRPRVQWDERDLMLSHEVERAALVLRPTLGKKKLMLWHLYQEIPELKAKLSALDRLPRTVRAIEIALKRRDISRRQIDMLV encoded by the coding sequence TTGGAAGTACCGTTCGTTCGCCTCGACGCCTCATTAAACGATAATGAATCGGCCTCAAATGACATGAACACCACTCATGATTTATTCGACAGCGCGGAATTACTGTCCTGGCTCCCAGGCGAAACACTGTTCAGTCTAATCAGTCGCCATCATTACTTTTGGGGTCATCAGTTCGCAAAGGATACCAATATCTATCTATTTGGTCGCTCTAGAAGCGGTAGTCAACACGATCTGCCAAGTTGCATTGACGAATTTGTAAGGCGTACGGAACATAGCTTTGGCTCAGCGCTCGAGATATGTACCGAGCGTACCTTACTTCACTACTATAAGAAATTCATGAATGCGAGCGAAGAAGCTCGCGTTGTTGCCACGCTGCGCGGCCCGACAGTCTCTAATCTAAAATTCGAACTCGGATTATTGACGAGTCAATTTCGCGCGCATCACCCACTCAAAGCCTGCGCGACGTGCATGTCCGAAGACCGTGAAACATGGGGCTGGGCATATTGGCACCTGCAACACCAATACCCCGGAGTGTGGGTATGCCCCATACACAGCTTGCCATTGCAAGAGTCAAACCTCAAGTCCAGTGGCGTCCAGCGATTTTTATGGCACCTGCCAGACGAGACACATTTTCGTCCGTTACCTCGGGTCCTCAAAGACTTAAATCATGCGTCGCTTAACGATTTTTCTCGGCTGACACAATTAACAGTGGGCCTTATAGAAAGCGATGCGGCATTTCGAATCGACATGGCAAAATTGCACAGGCTTTATCACGCAGAACTAGCGAAGCGAAATTTGTTGACGCCTCAGGGTGGATTCCGACTCCGTGAAATTGCAATCGATTTCATGCAGCATACGCAAACCTTACGATTGATTCCCGAGCTTTCTGCCCTTCCGGCAACAGTAGATGAAGCATATAAGCAGTTGTCTCGCCACCTCAGAGCTCCTCGTACCGGAACACATCCATTGCGACACGTAGTGATGATCGACTGGCTTCTCGGCAGCCACGAGAATTTTTTTCGAAGCTATGAGCAAATATTGCCGGCATTCGAACCTGGTGTCGGTCTGGCACCGAATTGCCAACGCGCGACACCTCTCCCTACAATAGATCAAGACAACAAAAAACTGAAGTTAGCTAAGCGTATTCAGGAAGATCACAGATCCGTACGGGCCGCCGCTGCAGAACTCAATATTGATACTGCGACCGCGATGGTGTGGGCGGCACAAATGGGTGTCACTGTCTCTCGACGACCAAAGAAGTTAAAGCTGGAGACCCGCCAGGCCCTGGTTGCACAACTTCGACAGGGTGCGGAAAAAATTGATGCGGCAGAGAATTTTCATATATCCATCGGAACGGTGACTCATGTGCTCCGCACAGAGATTGGTCTTCACGCCGAATGGCAACATGCTCGGTACCAAGCCGCGCAGGACGCTGCCCGCGCATCATGGTCAGCTCTTGTGGCAAAGAATGCAACTTTAGGTGTGAAATTTATCCGCAACATGAATCCCGGCGCATATGCGTGGCTATATCGAAATGACCGCGCCTGGTTGACCGAACGCTCCCCCACACGCAACGCCAGTGCTCCCGAACGTCGGCCTAGAGTGCAATGGGATGAGAGAGATTTGATGCTAAGTCATGAAGTGGAACGAGCTGCGCTAGTCCTGCGACCTACACTTGGCAAGAAGAAGCTCATGCTTTGGCATCTCTATCAAGAAATCCCCGAACTCAAAGCAAAATTATCAGCACTGGATCGCCTACCGCGTACCGTACGCGCCATTGAGATTGCCTTGAAACGCCGCGATATATCCCGTCGTCAAATCGACATGCTCGTTTAG
- a CDS encoding TniQ family protein, giving the protein MITLLPLPDELDRSYLGRLMRANGLPSVAAVINLLTQCSNVAKALRRETCHLDHLSSAANMELTQFVQRHTIIPLHRSFTSCLFNVAHGSTQVRSTVRKTGMRSARFGAYLCSDCIRLDLESYGMSYWRRHHQLPGVTMCSKHLQPLRYVNNGEAFLNAPSRFITDSKMVSEEWAALSQQHPYIQQFLVMSLALLERERPFDLNAVRALLRRKAGFRDRRSRARAARPARPLLSDQVLAKFPHDWLCTILPVFIDKVPGVELEKMDDVFSSSGLPFSATPYILACCVLFASADEALLALKKQPERRSLPQSLNFRRPISEATNSAHHYVTPAFEVA; this is encoded by the coding sequence ATGATCACACTTTTGCCATTGCCGGACGAACTAGATCGCTCCTATTTGGGGCGTCTCATGCGGGCAAACGGCCTACCATCTGTAGCGGCGGTAATTAATCTACTCACACAATGCTCGAACGTCGCCAAAGCATTACGCCGTGAGACCTGCCATTTGGATCATCTCAGCAGTGCAGCCAATATGGAGCTCACGCAATTTGTTCAGCGCCATACAATAATTCCATTACACCGATCGTTCACATCATGCCTATTCAATGTGGCTCATGGCAGCACTCAAGTTCGGTCGACGGTACGAAAGACAGGTATGCGATCAGCGCGTTTTGGCGCATATCTTTGCAGTGATTGCATCAGATTGGATCTGGAAAGTTACGGCATGAGTTATTGGCGACGCCACCATCAATTGCCGGGGGTTACAATGTGTTCAAAGCATCTTCAACCATTGCGATATGTAAACAACGGGGAGGCATTCTTAAATGCTCCTTCGCGCTTCATAACAGATAGCAAAATGGTGAGTGAAGAATGGGCCGCACTAAGTCAACAACACCCATACATCCAGCAATTTCTCGTTATGTCGCTTGCTCTGTTGGAGCGAGAAAGGCCGTTTGATTTGAACGCTGTCCGTGCGTTGCTTCGTCGAAAGGCCGGCTTCAGAGACAGGCGTTCGCGCGCACGTGCCGCTAGACCTGCCAGACCTTTGTTAAGCGACCAAGTGTTGGCTAAATTTCCGCACGATTGGCTATGCACCATATTACCGGTCTTCATAGATAAAGTACCGGGTGTGGAACTGGAGAAAATGGACGATGTGTTTTCCTCATCGGGGTTGCCATTTTCAGCTACACCCTACATTCTCGCTTGTTGCGTCTTATTTGCTTCGGCCGACGAAGCTCTTTTAGCCCTGAAAAAACAACCCGAAAGACGTAGTCTTCCGCAGTCGTTAAACTTCAGGCGGCCCATATCTGAGGCCACCAACAGTGCCCACCACTATGTGACCCCCGCTTTCGAGGTGGCGTAG
- a CDS encoding helix-turn-helix domain-containing protein, translating into MTKTDPQARAFRAALVFKSKSITQADVASAIHASQSQVSRILNGRGLRQSRVFEELCIYAENMAKKTSVDSTRANQELVEALAETWDGTAAHSKALAAVIRSLALLAPTESKT; encoded by the coding sequence ATGACAAAAACAGATCCCCAGGCTCGCGCATTCAGAGCGGCTCTAGTATTCAAATCCAAAAGCATCACTCAAGCTGATGTCGCATCTGCGATCCATGCCAGCCAGTCGCAGGTAAGCCGAATTTTAAATGGCAGAGGACTACGACAGTCCCGAGTGTTTGAAGAATTATGCATTTATGCAGAAAATATGGCAAAAAAGACGTCCGTCGACTCAACTCGCGCCAACCAAGAATTGGTCGAGGCATTAGCGGAAACATGGGACGGTACCGCAGCTCATTCGAAAGCACTTGCTGCGGTTATTCGCTCCTTGGCACTTCTGGCACCCACTGAAAGTAAAACTTAG
- a CDS encoding AAA family ATPase, whose product MAMSIHDPYKGNILVQGLGPILSREEALIALLHLPPFPGDMKGVPVQIRLHYLMSLRDLHIPFLETAQLQTTMDLMTRQGYRYRDPMFAETWRMMGGEVGTRKPIRAPASAAVVVGYSGTGKTEAVLRGLNTNPQQVIFHENFPHMTRGLSQVVWLSTDVPASGRTADLASNLMMAWDHVVRGERFAHSLAKNRRNGAQMLDEWCQVASSHFLGILHLDEVQNFFKIQSLERRRKQKENDTGPELSIVEDACLKGILNLTNNWQIPLVLSGTPDGVGALTKRMSTTQRLVTAGYHPLTYFVDAKDPRFCEVFFPKLCKYQYVTKKLPVSDKFGEKIIELTGGIPRIMIALWIAAHRVAFERSTDDLIVEDFIKASDTYLAPVGPAVAALRSNDPKRMARYEDVMLRDDGFWATFWTPVH is encoded by the coding sequence ATGGCTATGTCAATTCATGATCCGTATAAAGGCAACATCTTAGTCCAAGGTCTTGGGCCCATTTTGTCGCGCGAAGAAGCGCTGATAGCATTACTTCATTTACCACCATTCCCGGGAGACATGAAAGGTGTCCCGGTCCAGATCCGCCTACATTACTTAATGAGTCTGCGTGACTTGCATATTCCTTTCCTTGAAACCGCGCAGTTGCAGACGACAATGGATTTGATGACTCGGCAAGGATATCGGTATCGAGACCCCATGTTCGCTGAAACCTGGCGCATGATGGGAGGTGAAGTTGGAACGAGAAAACCTATTCGTGCGCCGGCGTCTGCGGCAGTCGTTGTGGGGTACTCTGGAACTGGAAAGACGGAAGCAGTATTGCGGGGGTTGAATACCAATCCTCAACAGGTCATTTTTCATGAGAATTTTCCACACATGACGCGTGGTCTATCGCAAGTTGTTTGGTTATCCACAGATGTACCTGCAAGTGGACGTACTGCCGATTTAGCGAGCAATTTGATGATGGCTTGGGATCATGTCGTAAGGGGAGAACGCTTCGCCCATTCACTCGCAAAAAATCGCCGTAATGGGGCCCAAATGCTTGATGAGTGGTGTCAGGTAGCGTCGAGTCATTTTCTTGGGATATTGCATCTTGACGAGGTGCAGAATTTCTTCAAGATTCAAAGTCTTGAACGTCGCAGGAAGCAGAAGGAAAACGACACCGGGCCAGAGTTGAGTATCGTGGAAGATGCCTGTCTTAAGGGGATATTGAATCTAACTAACAACTGGCAAATTCCGTTAGTTCTATCAGGCACGCCTGATGGTGTCGGTGCTTTGACGAAGCGAATGAGCACAACGCAAAGACTGGTGACGGCGGGTTATCATCCCTTGACGTACTTTGTGGATGCTAAGGATCCGCGCTTTTGTGAAGTGTTTTTTCCTAAGCTGTGCAAATATCAATACGTGACGAAAAAGCTGCCTGTAAGCGACAAGTTCGGTGAAAAGATCATAGAGCTCACCGGAGGTATTCCGCGTATCATGATTGCACTTTGGATTGCAGCTCATCGCGTGGCATTCGAACGATCTACGGACGATCTAATAGTTGAGGATTTCATAAAAGCGTCGGATACCTATCTTGCGCCTGTCGGTCCGGCAGTTGCCGCGTTGCGTTCAAATGATCCGAAGCGTATGGCCCGATACGAAGATGTGATGCTGCGAGACGATGGGTTCTGGGCCACATTTTGGACCCCGGTGCATTGA